One Sodalis praecaptivus DNA segment encodes these proteins:
- the garD gene encoding galactarate dehydratase translates to MSVIHTRSAEQAFYIKVHDTDNVAIIVNDHGLPAGSRFPDGLELIEHIPQGHKVALNDIAKGGAIIRYGEIIGYALRAIARGSWIDESLVELPVAPALETLPLATKVPPPLPPLEGYTFEGYRNPDGSVGTKNLLGITTSVHCVAGVVEFVVKLIERDLLPKYPNVDGVVGLNHLYGCGVAINAPAAVVPIRTIHNIALNPNFGGEVMVVGLGCEKLQPERLLAGSEDVQPIAVEAASIVRLQDEKHVGFQSMVADILAVAERHLQHLNGRQRETCPASELVVGMQCGGSDAFSGVTANPAVGFASDLLVRCGATVMFSEVTEVRDAIHLLTPRAADEAVGRRLLEEMAWYDNYLSLGQTDRSANPSPGNKKGGLANVVEKALGSIAKSGTSAIVEVLSPGQRPTRRGLIYAATPASDFICGTQQLASGITVQVFTTGRGTPYGLAAVPVIKMATRTALADRWYDLMDINAGTIATGEATIEDVGWQLFHFILEIASGRKKTWSDQWGIHNALSVFNPAPVT, encoded by the coding sequence ATGTCTGTTATTCACACGCGAAGCGCTGAGCAAGCCTTCTATATAAAAGTGCACGATACCGATAATGTGGCCATTATCGTCAATGATCATGGCTTGCCGGCCGGCAGCCGTTTTCCGGACGGACTGGAATTAATTGAGCATATTCCCCAGGGACATAAAGTCGCGCTGAACGATATCGCCAAAGGCGGCGCCATTATTCGCTACGGCGAAATCATTGGCTATGCGCTGCGCGCCATCGCGCGCGGCAGTTGGATTGATGAATCGTTGGTAGAGCTGCCGGTGGCGCCGGCGCTGGAAACCCTGCCGCTGGCGACCAAGGTGCCGCCGCCGCTGCCGCCGTTGGAAGGCTACACCTTTGAGGGCTATCGCAACCCCGACGGCAGCGTCGGCACCAAGAACCTGCTCGGCATCACCACCAGCGTTCATTGCGTTGCCGGCGTGGTGGAGTTCGTGGTGAAGCTTATCGAACGCGATTTACTGCCGAAATACCCGAACGTTGACGGCGTGGTGGGCCTGAATCATCTGTACGGCTGCGGCGTGGCGATCAATGCGCCGGCCGCGGTGGTGCCCATTCGCACGATTCATAATATCGCCCTTAACCCCAACTTCGGCGGCGAGGTGATGGTCGTCGGGTTGGGCTGCGAGAAACTCCAGCCGGAGCGCCTGCTGGCCGGTAGCGAAGACGTACAGCCGATTGCGGTGGAAGCGGCGAGCATTGTGCGTTTGCAAGATGAAAAGCACGTCGGTTTTCAATCGATGGTGGCGGATATTCTGGCGGTGGCGGAGCGTCATCTTCAGCATCTTAACGGCCGCCAGCGCGAAACGTGCCCGGCGTCGGAGCTGGTGGTGGGCATGCAGTGCGGCGGCAGCGACGCGTTTTCCGGCGTGACCGCCAATCCGGCGGTGGGGTTCGCCTCGGATTTGCTGGTGCGCTGCGGCGCTACGGTAATGTTTTCCGAAGTCACCGAGGTGCGCGACGCCATCCATCTACTGACCCCCCGCGCCGCCGATGAAGCCGTGGGCCGCCGCCTGCTGGAGGAGATGGCCTGGTACGACAATTATCTCAGCCTGGGCCAGACCGACCGCAGCGCCAACCCCTCTCCCGGTAACAAAAAGGGCGGATTGGCCAACGTGGTGGAAAAAGCGCTCGGTTCAATCGCCAAATCCGGCACCAGCGCCATCGTCGAAGTACTCTCTCCCGGTCAGCGCCCCACCCGGCGCGGCCTGATTTATGCCGCCACGCCGGCGAGCGATTTTATTTGCGGCACCCAGCAGCTGGCGTCCGGGATTACGGTGCAGGTATTCACCACCGGACGCGGGACGCCTTACGGCCTGGCGGCGGTGCCGGTGATCAAAATGGCGACCCGCACGGCGCTGGCGGACCGCTGGTATGATTTGATGGACATTAATGCCGGTACTATCGCCACCGGCGAGGCCACCATTGAGGACGTCGGCTGGCAGCTGTTCCACTTTATCTTGGAGATTGCCAGCGGCCGGAAGAAAACCTGGTCTGACCAATGGGGGATCCATAACGCGCTGTCGGTATTCAATCCGGCGCCGGTCACCTGA
- a CDS encoding AraC family transcriptional regulator, translating to MNRLDRLVDLIGRHASADGTYTSAIPGVKLHRSSSPTVPMPVIYGPTLCLVAQGTKQASLGSTAYCYDPAQYLVASVALPVMGSVIKASASHPYLCLQLDLDSAELSDLTLCHPAAAREERPPLAGLTLNKTSPQLLDAAIRLLGLLDTPDDIDALAPLTLREILYRLLVGPSGDIIRNMALADSRLNQIARAILWIRTHFREPCRIAYAAEIAGMSRSTFHLHFKAVTTLSPIEFRTHLRLQEARRLMVSEAADAASAGFQVGYESPSQFSRDYARVFGISPAKHAHRLRQEQGSLTAAT from the coding sequence ATGAACAGACTTGATAGGTTGGTTGATCTCATCGGTCGCCATGCGTCGGCAGATGGCACGTATACGAGCGCCATTCCGGGGGTAAAACTGCATCGCAGTTCTTCTCCCACCGTGCCAATGCCGGTGATCTATGGCCCGACACTCTGCTTGGTTGCCCAAGGGACGAAGCAAGCCTCCCTCGGGTCCACGGCGTATTGCTACGATCCTGCGCAGTATCTGGTGGCTTCCGTTGCGCTACCGGTGATGGGATCGGTCATCAAGGCCAGCGCAAGCCATCCTTATTTGTGTCTTCAACTCGACCTGGACTCGGCCGAGCTGTCAGACCTCACCCTCTGCCATCCGGCAGCCGCCAGGGAGGAGCGCCCCCCTCTTGCTGGGTTAACGTTGAACAAAACCTCCCCGCAATTGCTTGATGCGGCAATCCGCCTGCTCGGGCTGCTGGATACACCCGATGATATCGATGCCCTCGCGCCGCTTACCCTGCGTGAAATCCTCTATCGTCTCCTGGTCGGGCCCAGTGGGGACATCATCAGGAACATGGCGCTGGCGGACAGCCGGCTCAATCAGATTGCCCGAGCGATCCTGTGGATAAGAACACACTTTCGCGAACCTTGTCGTATTGCCTACGCCGCCGAGATTGCGGGAATGAGCCGCTCCACCTTCCACCTTCATTTCAAGGCGGTGACGACCTTAAGTCCTATTGAGTTCCGCACGCATCTGCGGCTACAGGAAGCGCGGCGGCTGATGGTGAGTGAGGCAGCCGACGCGGCCAGTGCTGGCTTCCAGGTGGGTTATGAAAGCCCTTCACAGTTCAGCCGTGACTATGCCCGGGTATTCGGCATCTCCCCGGCCAAGCATGCCCACCGGTTGAGACAGGAACAGGGCAGCCTGACGGCCGCAACTTAA
- a CDS encoding aldo/keto reductase: MTTSSSLDHYRLLGRSGLRVSPLALGTMTFGTEWGWGSDEGEAKRIFDAYVDCGGNFIDTAVNYTNGSAEKILAGMIKDKRERLVLSTKFTMAREQGNPNSGGNHRYNLVRSVEDSLRQLDTDRIDLLHVHAWDFTTTPEEVMRALDDMVRAGKILYVAICNTPAWRISQMQTLADLRGWSPFVALQVEYSLVERSVEHELLPMAQALGLGVLPWSPLGGGILTGKYRRADLSEENVAEVSPTRKGIIASTGHLNAQALDIADVVGEIADELGASRSQVALAWTLLNPAVVAPIVGARTLEQAEDNFKALSVVFTEHQCDRLEKASALAPIFPARFMGRPMAQQLMFGGTTILHRRGE, from the coding sequence ATGACCACATCAAGCTCTCTAGACCACTACCGTCTGCTCGGACGATCCGGCCTTCGCGTTTCACCGCTTGCGCTCGGGACGATGACCTTCGGCACCGAATGGGGCTGGGGCAGCGACGAGGGCGAGGCAAAGCGCATCTTTGATGCCTATGTTGACTGCGGCGGCAATTTCATTGACACCGCGGTCAACTATACGAACGGCAGCGCCGAGAAAATCCTCGCCGGGATGATCAAGGACAAGCGAGAGCGTCTGGTCCTGTCAACCAAGTTCACCATGGCTCGCGAGCAGGGCAATCCCAATTCGGGCGGTAACCATCGCTATAATCTCGTCCGCTCGGTGGAGGACAGTTTGCGCCAACTCGACACGGATCGCATCGACCTGCTGCACGTGCATGCCTGGGACTTTACCACAACGCCCGAAGAGGTAATGCGTGCGCTTGATGACATGGTGCGGGCGGGGAAAATCCTCTATGTCGCCATCTGCAATACACCCGCTTGGCGCATCTCACAGATGCAAACCCTGGCCGACCTGCGCGGCTGGTCTCCTTTCGTCGCGCTACAGGTAGAATACAGCCTGGTCGAGCGATCGGTTGAGCACGAGCTATTGCCGATGGCGCAGGCGCTGGGTCTGGGTGTACTACCCTGGTCTCCGCTCGGCGGGGGTATCTTGACCGGCAAATACCGTCGCGCCGATCTGTCGGAGGAGAACGTCGCCGAGGTATCACCCACCCGTAAAGGGATCATTGCCTCAACCGGGCACCTCAACGCGCAGGCGCTGGATATCGCCGATGTCGTGGGCGAAATCGCCGATGAACTGGGGGCCTCGCGCTCGCAGGTGGCGCTGGCGTGGACGCTGCTCAATCCGGCCGTGGTCGCGCCAATTGTGGGGGCGCGCACGCTGGAGCAAGCCGAAGACAACTTTAAAGCCCTGTCCGTGGTCTTCACTGAGCATCAATGCGACCGCTTAGAAAAAGCCAGCGCCTTGGCGCCGATCTTCCCGGCGCGGTTCATGGGCCGTCCGATGGCGCAGCAGTTGATGTTCGGCGGGACGACGATTCTGCACCGCAGGGGGGAATGA